One stretch of Thermococcus sp. MV5 DNA includes these proteins:
- a CDS encoding Sjogren's syndrome/scleroderma autoantigen 1 family protein has product FSGAKMLDKHCPKCGSPLFEKGGKVFCPICEHRAKQRKAEMEGVEEKLMEKLNELANSLPDDIGELEKHLRVMEKIIELLERYKKLEGGE; this is encoded by the coding sequence TTCTCCGGAGCTAAGATGCTCGATAAGCACTGTCCAAAATGTGGTTCACCCCTCTTCGAGAAGGGAGGGAAAGTTTTCTGCCCTATATGTGAGCACAGGGCAAAACAGCGGAAGGCAGAGATGGAGGGTGTTGAGGAGAAGCTCATGGAGAAGCTCAACGAACTTGCCAACTCACTCCCAGACGATATAGGGGAGCTTGAGAAACACTTAAGGGTTATGGAGAAGATAATTGAACTGTTGGAGCGATACAAAAAACTGGAGGGAGGAGAATGA